Genomic segment of Candidatus Bipolaricaulota bacterium:
CATCAAACAACAGCTGTTTCACGGATTTTTGCCCGGCATTGTTTTATTGATTTTGCTCTCATTGATAAATTATCAGCGCTGGAAAAAATCCATCGGTCCGTTATTTATCGTTTCTTTAATACTGCTGCTCAGCGTTTTTCTGCCCGGAGTGGGAGTGGAATACGGCGGCGCCAAAAGTTGGATCGATCTGGGAGGATTTTCATTTCAACCTTCGGAATTGGTCAAACTGACCTTTTTGATGTATTTGTCGATCTGGTTATCCAGAAGGAATAAAGATGATATCAAAAACTTTAAATCCGGATTTTTACCATTCATCTTCATCATCGGCATTATCTCCATTTTAATGGCTTTGCAGCCGGATATCGGCACATTGTTTGTGATCCTGGCGTCGGCGATCATTGTCTATTTCGCCTCCGGCGCCAAGATATCTCATTTGACCACCATCGCGGCCGCCGGCGCGGGCTTAATTTTATTACTGATCAAAATCTCGCCGTATCGCAGCGCCCGACTAATGACCTTCCTTCACCCGGAACTGGATCCGCAGGGCATCGGTTATCATATCAATCAAGCGTTTTTGGCCATCGGTTCGGGAGGACTTTTCGGCCGAGGATTCGGCCATTCTCGCCAGAAATTCCAATACCTGCCCGAAGTGACCGGCGATTCCATTTTCGCGATCGTTTGCGAAGAACTCGGCTATTTTTTCGCTCTTTTGCTGATCGGACTATTCATCGCGTTGTTTATAAGAATTTTAAAAATGGCTGACAAATGTTCGGATCCCTTCGGCCGTCTCTTGGCCATCGGCATCGGCAGTTGGTTCATCGTACAGGCGTTCGTCAATGTCGCGGCCATGGTCGGCCTGGCGCCTATGACCGGCGTTCCCCTGCCGCTCGTCAGTCACGGCGGCACGGCGTTGGCCATCAATATGGCGGCTTTTGGCATTTTGATCAATATTTCCAGGCAGACTAGAGCCTGAATCATGGAGCATAGATCACATATCATGAAACATGGAACATAAAACAAAAGAGCAGAGAGACAAAGAAACATGGAAACAAGGCCGCCGCTGTTGTCATCTCGACCGAAGTCGTCCGAAGCTTTCTTGTCCATAGTAGTTTTAGCGCGGACATAAGCGAAGGACGACGAAGCGGAGAGATCTTTTCCTAATTTTTCGAAATAGATTTCTCCATTCCCAGTTTCTATTTTCCAATTTCCGGTTTCCGGAAATAAAAAAGCCCGCCAATTCGGCGGATCTTTTTATCAAATTATTTAGGCGACATTTGCCTGAGTTTTTCAATAATACCCGGCAAAACTTTCAAAAATTGTCTGACTTCAACTTCCGTGTTGAACCGACCGAGCGTTATTCTCAAACTGCCGTGAGACCATTCCGGTTTTATGCCCATGGCCGTGAGAACATGCGAGGAGGACAATGACCCGGAAGAACAAGCCGAGCCCGTGGAGACGGCAATGCCTTCCATGTCGAGAAGCATCAAAATGCTCTCGCCTTCCGCGCCTTTGAAACTGATATTCAAATTATTCGGCAAACGATGTTCCAAACTGCCGTTTATTTTAGTGTCCTTTATTTTCAATATTTCTTCAGCCAGTTTGTCCTGCAAACTTTTCACTTTTTTTACGTTGGCCGCCCTGTTTTTTTCCGCCATCTCCATGGCTTTGGCCAAACCGACGTTGAGCGCCACGTTAATGGTGCCCGGTCTGAGGCCGCCTTCCTGATGGCCGCCAAAAGTGATCGGTGAAATTTTCGTGTTGTTTCTGATGAATAAAAGTCCCACGCCTTTGGGACCGAAAATTTTCTGCCCGGAAATCGTCAATAAATCGCACCCGAGGTAATTCACTTTGCAAGGCAAATAATTAAACGCTTGCGCCGCGTCCGTGTGCAAATAAATCGGCAAATCCTTGTCCGTTCTTTTTTCTCTGGCTTCGGCCACGATTTTGGCGATTTCTTCAATCGGCCACACAACGCCGATTTCATTATTGGCGTACATGATTGACACGAGCGCCGTATCCTTTTTTATTTTGGCTTTCAACTCATCCAATTTAATCATGCCTTCATGATCAACGCCGATAATATCAACTTCGCAACCTCTGTTTTTAAGTTCTTTGAATGTTTCCAAAACCGCCGGATGCTCAATGGCGCTGGTTATAAAATGAGGTTTTTTGTCTTTGAAACTTTCGTAAACGCCCAAAATAGCCAAGTTGTTGCTTTCGGTCGCGCCCGAAGTAAAAATGGCTTCCTTTGGCTGACATCCCAAAATATCGGCGATTTTTTCTCTAGCCTCGGTCAACGCGGCCTCGGCTTCCTGGCCGAAGGAATGAATCGAGGAAGGATTGCCGAATTTTTCGGTAAAAAACGGCAGCATGGCCTCGAGCACTTGCGGATCGACCTTGGTGGTCGCCGCGTTATCGAAATAAATTCTATTCATAAATTAAACGGTTACGTTAATAACCTCAGTCACCTCTTTGATTTTTGTTTTCAAATTTTTCTCAACCAATTTTTGCAAAGTCAATGTAGCCATGGGACAATGCGCGCAATGTCCGGCCAATCTGACTTTGACTTGGCCGTTTGAGGCGTCGGCCTCGACCAATTCAATATCGCCTCCATCGGCTTGAAGATGCGGTCTTATTTCGTTGATGACTTGTTCGACTTGTTCTTTAAATTCCATATTACGAATAATTAATTCTATTAGGATTAAGCTTGGTTTAGGTTTATCTGTTTGCTACGAATCGCTGCCGCTGATTAGCTTGACTTGACCTTGAAAGCTACGAATAATTAAATCTATTAGGATTAAGCTTGGTTTTTAATTTATGGTTTAGGCCCTATTACGAATAAACAAAAGAAGTTGTCATCTCGACCGCCTGCCTGCCGGCAGGCAGGAAGTCGTCCGAAGCTGAGGCGAAGGATGACGAAGTGGAGAGATCTCTTTTTGTAATCCTTAAAATCTCGCCTACTTGCCACTGACTCTATACTTGTCAATGCCATCTTTCAGCGCCTTGGTAGCCAGAATCGAACAATGATATTTGACCGGCGGCAAATCGCCGAGTGAATCGACAATGTCTTTGTCAGTCACTTTCAAGGCGTCTTCGAGCGTTTTTCCTTTAACCAAATCTGTCATAATAGAAGACGTGGCGATCGCGGCCGCGCAGCCCAAAGTCTCGAATTTTATGTCATCGATTTTATCGTCCTTTATTTTCAAATAAATTTTCATAATATCGCCGCAACGCATGTTCCCGGCCTCGCCAACCGCATCGGCATCGTCAATTGTGCCTTGATTATGCGGATTGGTGAAGTGCTCAAGTACTTTTTTTGAATACATATATTAAGTCGTTAAAATTTAAGGTATTAACAATATAACAAAAAAGGGCTTAAAAGTCAAAGATATGACCTTAAAAAATCAAAAGCTCTTCCGAAAAGATCCGGAAGAGCTGGCCCTTGAGATTTGACTCGAAGGGCTGTGTGTTCTAGTCGACGTCTGCCGCGGGGAATGCCCCGGACAAGAAGTTCTCGGACTCGGCCGCCTTGGCCAGGTCCTGCTCGATCAACTTCGCCCAGAGCTCGACGACCGTGAGCGGGAGCTCGAAGATGAACCGGTCGCCGCGCGCGACCATGATCTCCTCGAGCAGGCCGAGATCATCCGAATTGCCCAGCAATCCGACGGCTGTGACCGGGGTCGGGTCGCCGAAGACCGCCTTGATCTTCTCGCCGCGAATGAAGACGCCCGGAGCCACTTCGTAGCCGGGCCAGGTGTCCGTCGCCGCGGTCTGGTAGAACTGCTCGACGACCGCCCAGAAACCCTCTTCCTCGCGGAAGTACTGCTCAACCGTCTTGAAGAAACGGCTGAGCAATCCCGGCATGAAGCGCTGGAGCAGCTGCTCCTTCGAGCAGAGCGCCTCGGACGCGGCTCCGAGCATGTGCACGTCGAGGGGGAGCAAGTGCGCGAGCTCGGGGTACTTCTCGAACACCGGCCGGAACCCGGCCGCGAGTTCGGAAGCGCTCAAGCCGAACGCCTTGTCGCCGAGCGGACCGGACTGCCGCACTTCCGTTTCCTTGAGGAAGAAGCATGGCCCGTTCAGAACCTCGAAGATGGGGTGGCCGAGCCACTCCTCCCCTGCCTTCTCGTGCAGGTAGCCGGACAGCCGAGGCAGGCCGGCCTTGATGAAGTCGGTGATCGCCGCCTCCACGCGGGCGAAGAACGCCCGCGTGCCGCCGTCGTAATGCGCTAGCAGCTGCCGGCGCCGCCACGCCTTGCGCACGTCCACTGCATGCGTTCCGCGCTCCTGCGGATCCTGCTCGCTCGAGACCTCCAGCATGCGTAGGGGAGTAGCCGCCGCCTTCTTCTCCGCCTTGGCCGCGCTGGGCGGCACGTCGATCTGGAACACCTTCGGCTCTGACTTCGGCCGAGCCTCTGGAGGAACATCGGTCTGAAAGCCGTTGCCCGCCGGTGCCGCCGCCGAGTCGAGCCGGACAGTATTCGGTCCCGGCGTGAAATGCACCGCCGGATCCACGGTCGTGCCCGGCTCCGAAAAAGAAACGCCCTTGCCCTTCTTGTCCGTCATGGTCTTCCTCCTGGTTGACGATTGATTATTCTCACAGTGATTCTCGATGAAATCGAGATATTATAATAACAAATAACTCTTTTTTTGTCAATAATAAAAAAATGACCGAATTAAGCCACTTTTTTATCCTTTATAAACCTTTTACAATCATTATTTTCCGATCTCCCAATCGCATTTTACGCAGTTTTTCAGCGTCCGAGACGCTCGTTTCTTCATAAGGTCTGAAAACAACCCCATTTTCGGAATATTTCCTTGACATCTCTCAACTTTCTTATAAAATTACAACTAGGTGACCATTATTCATCTTCAGTGAAGGAGCGGTATCAATGCCACTAAAATCTTTCATTTTCTACGGTTCACTCAAGGACCCAAGACGACAAATTGATATTTTGGGAAGTGCTCCGGTCGAAGTGATGGAAGGCTTTATTCACGGAGATATATATGTCGTCACGGATACAACAGATCCGTTTGAGGTATTCG
This window contains:
- a CDS encoding iron-sulfur cluster assembly scaffold protein; the encoded protein is MYSKKVLEHFTNPHNQGTIDDADAVGEAGNMRCGDIMKIYLKIKDDKIDDIKFETLGCAAAIATSSIMTDLVKGKTLEDALKVTDKDIVDSLGDLPPVKYHCSILATKALKDGIDKYRVSGK
- a CDS encoding NifU family protein — encoded protein: MEFKEQVEQVINEIRPHLQADGGDIELVEADASNGQVKVRLAGHCAHCPMATLTLQKLVEKNLKTKIKEVTEVINVTV
- a CDS encoding cysteine desulfurase family protein; amino-acid sequence: MNRIYFDNAATTKVDPQVLEAMLPFFTEKFGNPSSIHSFGQEAEAALTEAREKIADILGCQPKEAIFTSGATESNNLAILGVYESFKDKKPHFITSAIEHPAVLETFKELKNRGCEVDIIGVDHEGMIKLDELKAKIKKDTALVSIMYANNEIGVVWPIEEIAKIVAEAREKRTDKDLPIYLHTDAAQAFNYLPCKVNYLGCDLLTISGQKIFGPKGVGLLFIRNNTKISPITFGGHQEGGLRPGTINVALNVGLAKAMEMAEKNRAANVKKVKSLQDKLAEEILKIKDTKINGSLEHRLPNNLNISFKGAEGESILMLLDMEGIAVSTGSACSSGSLSSSHVLTAMGIKPEWSHGSLRITLGRFNTEVEVRQFLKVLPGIIEKLRQMSPK
- the ftsW gene encoding putative lipid II flippase FtsW; the protein is MIKKQKTSYHRPDYILIGLFGAILLFGLIILTSASSAAGFEKFNDSYHFIKQQLFHGFLPGIVLLILLSLINYQRWKKSIGPLFIVSLILLLSVFLPGVGVEYGGAKSWIDLGGFSFQPSELVKLTFLMYLSIWLSRRNKDDIKNFKSGFLPFIFIIGIISILMALQPDIGTLFVILASAIIVYFASGAKISHLTTIAAAGAGLILLLIKISPYRSARLMTFLHPELDPQGIGYHINQAFLAIGSGGLFGRGFGHSRQKFQYLPEVTGDSIFAIVCEELGYFFALLLIGLFIALFIRILKMADKCSDPFGRLLAIGIGSWFIVQAFVNVAAMVGLAPMTGVPLPLVSHGGTALAINMAAFGILINISRQTRA